The Kaustia mangrovi genome has a segment encoding these proteins:
- a CDS encoding hydantoinase B/oxoprolinase family protein: protein MDNGAKWDFWIDRGGTFTDIVARTPEGGITAHKLLSENPEAYEDAAIHGIRELMGLSPGAPIPAEKINTVKMGTTVATNALLERKGDRTVLVTTRGFKDALEIGYQARPRLFDRHIVKPELLYERVVEVDERADAAGNVLLPLDPDSARKGLQEAYDAGIRAAAIVFMHGYRFADHERAVAGIAREIGFTQISVSHEVSPLMKLVGRGDTTVVDAYLSPILRRYVNRVARALQGTAEAPARTASAAADGPGTASAYEEVAEAACHLMFMQSHGGLTAAELFQGKDAILSGPAGGVVGAIETSRIAGFDRIIGFDMGGTSTDVSHFDGDYERVFETEVAGVRMRAPMMRIHTVAAGGGSILHYDGSRFRVGPDSAGADPGPTCYRRGGPLAVTDANVMLGKIMPDHFPAIFGPNGDERLDREAVREAFSELAREIGDGRSGEDVAEGFLKIAVENMANAIKKISVERGYDITRYALTCFGGAGAQHACLIADTLGMTKVLIHPLAGVLSAYGMGLADVRANRQQAVEEPLDGALVESLQALADRLQGENAAELESQGIARERTATFVRAQIRYRGTDTPLLVAFGGADAMRAEFEAAHKAQFGFVTPEKDVMVEALIVETVGGGERKDEPDSPARDGAPAAIDTTRIFAGGEWLDAPVFDRERLKPGQRVDGPAIVIEKHNTVVVEHGWQAEITPKLHLVMTRVKALPKRVAIGTKADPVMLEVFNNLFMSIAEQMGVTLEKTAYSVNIKERLDFSCAVFDHNAQLIANAPHMPVHLGSMDRSVEAIVAQNPEIRPGDVFALNAPYNGGTHLPDITVVTPVFDDEGERLLFYVASRGHHADVGGKAPGSMTPRATTIEEEGVVIDNFKLIDRGRFRERELYELLSSGPYPCRNPDQNVADLRAQIAANEKGVQELKKMVAQFGLDVVQAYMGHVQDNAEESVRRVIDALHASEFSYEMDQGTVIKVKITVDKETRSARVDFTGTSPQQTSNFNAPRPVTRAATLYVFRCMVNDQIPMNAGCLKPIELVIPDDCMLAPVYPAAVVAGNVETSQAVTDTLFGALGAMAAAQGTMNNTNFGNDRYQYYETVCGGSGAGPGFDGTSAVHTHMTNTRLTDPEVLELRYPVILETFEVRRGSGGKGEWHGGDGTTRVIRFLEEMEVSLLTGHRRVPPFGLADGEPGECGANAVRRADGTVEPLEGCDQTVCRPGDALMLKTPSGGGYGKA from the coding sequence ATGGACAACGGCGCGAAGTGGGATTTCTGGATCGACCGGGGCGGCACCTTCACCGACATCGTCGCGCGCACGCCGGAGGGCGGGATCACGGCGCACAAGCTCCTGTCGGAAAATCCCGAAGCCTATGAGGACGCCGCGATCCACGGCATTCGCGAGCTCATGGGGCTCAGCCCCGGCGCGCCGATCCCGGCGGAGAAGATCAACACGGTCAAGATGGGCACGACGGTCGCCACCAATGCGCTTCTGGAGCGCAAGGGCGACCGCACGGTCCTCGTCACGACGCGCGGCTTCAAGGACGCGCTGGAGATCGGCTACCAGGCCCGCCCCCGCCTCTTCGACCGCCATATCGTGAAGCCGGAACTCCTCTATGAGCGCGTGGTGGAGGTCGACGAGCGGGCCGATGCCGCGGGCAATGTCCTTCTGCCGCTCGACCCGGACAGCGCGCGCAAGGGGCTCCAGGAGGCCTACGATGCCGGCATCCGCGCCGCCGCCATCGTCTTCATGCACGGCTACCGCTTCGCCGATCACGAGCGCGCCGTGGCCGGGATCGCGCGCGAGATCGGCTTCACCCAGATCTCCGTCTCCCACGAGGTCTCCCCGCTCATGAAGCTCGTCGGGCGCGGCGACACGACGGTCGTCGACGCCTATCTCTCCCCGATCCTGAGGCGCTATGTGAACCGCGTGGCGCGCGCGCTGCAGGGCACCGCCGAGGCGCCCGCGAGGACGGCGTCGGCCGCCGCCGACGGGCCGGGCACGGCGTCGGCCTACGAGGAGGTGGCGGAGGCCGCCTGCCATCTCATGTTCATGCAGTCCCATGGCGGGCTCACCGCCGCGGAGCTCTTCCAGGGCAAGGACGCGATCCTGTCCGGCCCCGCCGGCGGCGTGGTGGGCGCCATCGAGACCAGCCGGATCGCCGGCTTCGACCGCATCATCGGCTTCGACATGGGCGGCACCTCGACCGACGTCTCCCATTTCGACGGCGACTACGAGCGCGTCTTCGAGACGGAGGTGGCGGGCGTGCGCATGCGCGCGCCGATGATGCGCATCCACACGGTCGCCGCCGGCGGCGGCTCGATCCTGCATTACGACGGCTCGCGCTTCCGTGTCGGGCCGGATTCGGCCGGCGCCGATCCGGGGCCGACATGCTATCGCCGGGGCGGCCCCCTCGCCGTGACCGACGCCAATGTGATGCTGGGCAAGATCATGCCCGACCACTTCCCCGCGATCTTCGGGCCCAATGGCGACGAGCGGCTCGACCGCGAGGCCGTGCGCGAGGCCTTCTCCGAGCTTGCGCGCGAGATCGGCGACGGACGGTCGGGAGAGGACGTCGCGGAGGGCTTCCTGAAGATCGCGGTGGAGAACATGGCCAACGCGATCAAGAAGATCTCGGTGGAGCGCGGCTACGACATCACCCGCTACGCGCTCACCTGCTTCGGCGGCGCGGGCGCCCAGCATGCCTGCCTCATCGCCGACACGCTCGGCATGACGAAGGTGCTGATCCATCCGCTGGCCGGCGTGCTGTCAGCCTATGGCATGGGGCTCGCCGATGTCCGCGCCAACCGCCAGCAGGCGGTGGAGGAGCCGCTCGACGGCGCGCTGGTCGAGAGCCTGCAGGCGCTGGCCGACCGCCTCCAGGGCGAGAACGCCGCGGAGCTCGAGAGCCAGGGTATCGCACGCGAGCGGACCGCGACCTTCGTGCGCGCCCAGATCCGCTATCGCGGCACCGACACGCCGCTGCTCGTGGCCTTCGGCGGGGCGGACGCGATGCGCGCGGAGTTCGAGGCCGCCCACAAGGCCCAGTTCGGCTTCGTGACGCCGGAGAAGGACGTGATGGTCGAGGCGCTGATCGTGGAGACGGTCGGCGGCGGCGAGCGCAAGGACGAGCCGGACAGCCCGGCGCGCGACGGCGCGCCCGCCGCCATCGACACGACGCGCATCTTCGCCGGCGGCGAATGGCTCGACGCCCCGGTCTTCGACCGCGAGCGGCTGAAGCCCGGCCAGCGTGTCGACGGCCCGGCCATCGTCATCGAGAAGCACAACACGGTCGTGGTCGAGCATGGCTGGCAGGCGGAGATCACGCCGAAGCTCCATCTCGTCATGACCCGCGTGAAGGCCCTGCCCAAACGCGTGGCAATCGGCACAAAGGCCGATCCCGTCATGCTGGAGGTCTTCAACAACCTCTTCATGTCGATTGCCGAGCAGATGGGCGTGACGCTGGAGAAGACCGCCTATTCGGTGAATATCAAGGAACGGCTGGATTTCTCCTGCGCGGTGTTCGACCACAACGCCCAGCTCATCGCCAACGCGCCGCACATGCCGGTGCATCTGGGCTCCATGGACCGCTCGGTGGAGGCTATCGTGGCGCAGAACCCGGAGATCCGGCCGGGCGATGTCTTCGCGCTCAACGCGCCCTATAATGGCGGCACGCACCTCCCCGACATCACGGTGGTCACGCCCGTCTTCGACGACGAGGGCGAGCGGCTGCTCTTCTATGTGGCGAGCCGCGGGCACCACGCCGATGTCGGCGGCAAGGCGCCGGGCTCCATGACGCCGCGGGCCACGACCATCGAGGAGGAAGGCGTCGTCATCGACAACTTCAAGCTCATCGACCGGGGCCGCTTCCGCGAGAGAGAGCTCTACGAGCTGCTGTCGTCGGGCCCCTATCCCTGCCGCAACCCGGACCAGAACGTCGCCGATCTGAGGGCCCAGATCGCGGCCAACGAGAAGGGCGTGCAGGAGCTCAAGAAGATGGTCGCCCAGTTCGGCCTCGACGTCGTCCAGGCCTATATGGGCCACGTCCAGGACAATGCGGAGGAGAGCGTGCGCCGGGTGATCGACGCGCTGCATGCCTCGGAATTCTCCTATGAGATGGACCAGGGCACGGTCATCAAGGTGAAGATCACCGTCGACAAGGAGACGCGCTCCGCCCGCGTCGACTTCACCGGCACGAGCCCGCAGCAGACGTCGAACTTCAACGCGCCGCGCCCCGTCACGCGGGCCGCGACGCTCTATGTCTTCCGCTGCATGGTCAACGACCAGATCCCGATGAATGCCGGGTGCCTGAAGCCCATTGAGCTCGTCATCCCGGACGACTGCATGCTGGCCCCGGTCTATCCGGCCGCCGTGGTCGCGGGCAATGTGGAGACGAGCCAGGCGGTGACCGACACGCTGTTCGGCGCGCTCGGCGCCATGGCCGCCGCGCAGGGCACCATGAACAACACCAATTTCGGCAATGACCGCTACCAGTATTACGAGACGGTCTGCGGCGGCTCGGGCGCGGGCCCGGGTTTCGACGGCACCTCCGCCGTGCATACCCACATGACCAATACGCGGCTCACCGACCCGGAGGTGCTGGAGCTGCGCTATCCGGTGATCCTGGAGACGTTCGAGGTGCGCCGCGGCTCCGGCGGCAAGGGCGAGTGGCATGGCGGCGACGGCACGACGCGGGTCATCCGGTTCCTCGAGGAGATGGAGGTCTCGCTGCTCACCGGCCATCGCCGCGTGCCGCCCTTCGGCCTTGCCGACGGGGAGCCAGGCGAGTGCGGCGCGAACGCCGTGCGCCGCGCCGACGGCACGGTGGAGCCGCTTGAGGGCTGCGACCAGACGGTCTGCCGCCCCGGCGACGCGCTGATGCTCAAGACGCCGTCGGGCGGCGGCTACGGCAAGGCGTGA
- a CDS encoding aldo/keto reductase, whose product MDYVQLGRSGLKVSRLCLGCMTYGSPDWRSWVLDEAASRDFLKKALDAGINFFDTANFYSLGESERITGRLLQEFARRDEIVLATKVGLVMGDSPNARGVSRKHIMESIDASLRRLGTDYVDLYQIHRLDGITPLEETLEALDDVVRAGKALYVGASSMWTWQFMKALNLQERNGWARFVSMQNHYNLLYREEEREMLPACRAEGVGVIPWSPLARGRLTKAPGAGETERRRTDDVAENHYGAPHDEEIARRVHEVAGRLGVKEAQVALAWVLSRPGVTAPIVGASKPHHLDDAVAALELVLDEETMAYLEAPYAPRAVSGHS is encoded by the coding sequence ATGGACTATGTGCAACTCGGCCGGTCGGGCCTGAAGGTCAGCCGCCTGTGCCTCGGCTGCATGACCTATGGCAGTCCGGACTGGCGGTCCTGGGTCCTCGACGAGGCCGCCTCGCGGGACTTCCTGAAGAAGGCGCTCGACGCCGGCATCAATTTCTTCGACACGGCCAATTTCTACAGCCTCGGCGAATCGGAGCGCATAACGGGCCGTCTCCTCCAGGAATTCGCCCGGCGCGACGAGATCGTGCTCGCGACCAAGGTCGGCCTCGTCATGGGCGATTCGCCGAATGCCCGCGGCGTGTCGCGCAAGCACATCATGGAGAGCATCGACGCCTCGCTCCGGCGGCTGGGGACCGACTATGTCGATCTCTACCAGATCCACCGGCTGGACGGCATCACGCCGCTGGAGGAGACGCTGGAGGCGCTCGACGACGTGGTGCGCGCCGGCAAGGCGCTCTATGTCGGCGCGTCGTCCATGTGGACCTGGCAGTTCATGAAGGCGCTGAACCTGCAGGAGCGCAATGGCTGGGCGCGCTTCGTGTCGATGCAGAACCACTACAACCTGCTCTACCGGGAGGAGGAGCGCGAGATGCTGCCGGCCTGCCGGGCGGAAGGCGTCGGTGTCATCCCGTGGAGCCCGCTCGCGCGCGGGCGGCTGACCAAGGCGCCCGGGGCGGGCGAGACCGAACGGCGCCGGACGGACGATGTGGCGGAGAACCATTACGGCGCGCCCCATGATGAGGAGATCGCGCGGCGCGTCCACGAGGTCGCCGGGCGGCTCGGGGTCAAGGAGGCGCAGGTCGCGCTCGCCTGGGTGCTGTCGCGGCCCGGCGTGACCGCCCCGATCGTCGGTGCCTCCAAGCCGCACCATCTCGACGATGCGGTCGCCGCGCTCGAGCTGGTGCTGGACGAGGAGACGATGGCCTATCTGGAAGCCCCCTACGCGCCGCGCGCGGTGAGCGGGCATTCCTGA
- a CDS encoding J domain-containing protein — protein sequence MSFWRRIADAAESLGLGGPMRALIAAVKGDPDRRRVREEHIAFTIGVIALGAKMAKADGVVTTDEVSAFKEVFTVPQGELKNVARVFNLAKRSVVGYDAYARQLAQLLQDKPEVLEDVLDGLFHIAAADGVIHPDELDYLASVAEIFGFKEAAFDRIKARYVEPDRCDPYVILGIDRSADMREVKRRYRTLVAENHPDRLIARGVPEEFVTIANARLAAINTAYEQIEKMRERA from the coding sequence ATGTCGTTCTGGCGCCGAATAGCCGATGCCGCGGAGAGCCTGGGGCTTGGTGGCCCCATGCGGGCGCTGATCGCGGCCGTGAAGGGCGATCCCGACCGCCGGCGCGTGCGCGAGGAGCATATCGCCTTCACCATCGGCGTGATCGCGCTCGGCGCCAAGATGGCCAAGGCCGACGGCGTCGTGACGACCGACGAGGTCTCCGCCTTCAAGGAGGTCTTCACGGTGCCGCAGGGCGAGCTGAAGAACGTCGCGCGCGTCTTCAATCTCGCCAAGCGCAGCGTGGTCGGCTACGACGCCTATGCGCGCCAGCTCGCCCAGCTCCTGCAGGACAAGCCGGAGGTGCTGGAGGACGTGCTGGACGGCCTGTTCCACATTGCCGCCGCCGACGGGGTGATCCATCCCGACGAGCTCGATTATCTGGCGTCGGTCGCGGAGATCTTCGGCTTCAAGGAGGCCGCTTTCGACCGGATCAAGGCGCGCTATGTCGAGCCGGACCGGTGCGATCCCTATGTCATCCTCGGCATCGACCGGTCGGCGGACATGCGGGAGGTGAAGCGCCGTTACCGCACGCTCGTCGCGGAGAACCATCCCGACCGGCTGATCGCGCGCGGCGTGCCGGAGGAGTTCGTGACCATTGCCAATGCCAGGCTGGCCGCGATCAACACCGCCTATGAGCAAATCGAGAAGATGCGCGAACGCGCGTGA
- a CDS encoding ZIP family metal transporter has translation MIIAFTWGLAAGSALLIGALVGWYATPGKRTTAAIMAFGSGVLISAVAFDLMDEARLSGGMVPTSLGFLAGALAFTVGTLLLGRLGGRHRKRSGRQQDPSGQAGIAIALGSLLDGIPEAMVIGLSLLEGEGVALATVAAIFLSNLPEGLSSAAGMKATGRGRGYVFGVWGGVTLICGLAALAGFSLFEGADPRLVALTQAIAGGAIIAMIADTMIPEAFGETHSATGLITALGFLVAFSLSHMLG, from the coding sequence ATGATCATTGCCTTCACCTGGGGCCTCGCGGCCGGCAGCGCCTTGCTGATCGGCGCGCTCGTGGGATGGTACGCCACGCCCGGCAAGCGCACCACGGCGGCCATCATGGCCTTCGGCAGCGGCGTGCTGATCTCCGCGGTGGCCTTCGACCTCATGGACGAGGCGCGGCTCAGCGGCGGCATGGTGCCGACAAGCCTCGGCTTCCTCGCCGGCGCGCTCGCCTTCACCGTCGGCACGCTCCTCCTCGGCCGGCTCGGCGGGCGCCACCGCAAGCGCTCCGGCCGCCAGCAGGACCCGTCCGGGCAGGCCGGCATCGCCATCGCCCTCGGCTCGCTTCTCGACGGCATCCCGGAGGCCATGGTGATCGGGCTGAGCCTGCTCGAGGGCGAAGGCGTGGCCCTCGCCACGGTGGCCGCCATCTTCCTGTCGAACCTGCCGGAAGGCCTGTCGAGCGCGGCGGGCATGAAGGCCACGGGCCGCGGCAGGGGCTATGTCTTCGGCGTGTGGGGCGGGGTGACGCTGATATGCGGGCTTGCCGCGCTCGCCGGCTTCTCCCTGTTCGAGGGCGCCGACCCGCGCCTGGTGGCGCTCACCCAGGCGATCGCCGGCGGCGCGATCATCGCCATGATCGCGGATACGATGATCCCCGAAGCCTTTGGCGAAACCCATTCCGCGACGGGCCTGATCACCGCCCTGGGCTTCCTTGTTGCCTTTTCCCTGTCGCATATGCTCGGCTAG
- a CDS encoding peptidoglycan recognition protein family protein — translation MTLSVENRPSPNFSDRREGCEIDILLLHYTGMASCQAASDWLCNPRSEVSCHYLVDLDGTVTAMVPEDKRAWHAGLSYWAGSRDVNSRSIGIEIHNPGHAGGYPDYTDAQMRAVIALSADILSRHAIAPRHVLAHSDVSPERKEDPGEKFDWRRLHENGIGLWVEPAPISEGRTLRTGDQGALVRALQEKLVRYGYGLEVSGWFDERTGAVVRAFQRHFRQARVDGIADPSTVETLDRLIAALGDEAADALG, via the coding sequence ATGACCCTGAGCGTTGAAAACCGCCCGTCGCCGAACTTCTCCGACCGCCGCGAGGGCTGCGAGATCGATATCCTGCTGCTTCACTATACGGGCATGGCGAGTTGCCAGGCGGCGAGCGACTGGCTGTGCAACCCGCGCTCGGAGGTGTCCTGCCACTATCTGGTGGATCTGGACGGTACGGTGACGGCCATGGTGCCGGAGGACAAGCGCGCCTGGCATGCGGGCCTGTCCTACTGGGCGGGCAGCCGCGACGTGAATTCGCGCTCCATCGGCATCGAGATCCACAATCCCGGCCATGCCGGCGGCTATCCCGACTATACGGACGCGCAGATGCGCGCGGTGATCGCGCTGTCCGCCGATATCCTGTCGCGCCATGCGATCGCGCCGCGGCACGTGCTCGCCCATTCCGACGTCTCGCCCGAGCGCAAGGAGGATCCCGGCGAGAAGTTCGACTGGCGGCGCCTCCACGAGAACGGCATCGGCCTGTGGGTCGAGCCCGCGCCGATCTCGGAGGGCCGGACCCTGCGCACCGGCGATCAGGGTGCGCTCGTGCGGGCGCTTCAGGAGAAGCTCGTCCGCTATGGCTACGGGCTGGAGGTCTCCGGCTGGTTCGACGAGCGCACCGGCGCGGTCGTGCGCGCCTTCCAGCGCCATTTCCGCCAGGCCCGCGTCGACGGCATCGCCGATCCCTCCACGGTGGAAACCCTCGACCGGCTGATCGCGGCCCTCGGCGACGAGGCGGCGGACGCCCTGGGGTAG
- a CDS encoding SDR family oxidoreductase, with protein sequence MQSLQGKTAIVTGASSGIGRATARLFAREGARVVVAARRQAELDTLVSEIATRGGEAVAIAGDIREEATAKALVETALDRFGGLDIAFNNAGMVGETAGIDTLSAEDWHTTLDTNLTGAFLCAKHQLPAMAQRGGGSLILTSSFVGYSAGMPGMAAYAASKAGMIGLMKVLAVEYGAKGVRVNALLPGGTDTPASVTNAPGATPELLAFVEGLHALKRLARPEEIAHSALHLASDASSFVTGATFLADGGVSVCRS encoded by the coding sequence ATGCAGTCACTTCAAGGCAAGACCGCCATCGTCACAGGCGCGAGCTCCGGGATCGGCCGGGCAACCGCCAGGCTGTTCGCCAGGGAAGGCGCCAGGGTGGTCGTCGCCGCCCGGCGCCAAGCCGAGCTCGACACGCTGGTGTCGGAGATCGCGACGCGCGGCGGCGAGGCCGTCGCCATCGCCGGCGACATTCGCGAGGAGGCCACCGCCAAGGCGCTGGTGGAGACCGCTCTCGACCGGTTCGGCGGCCTCGACATCGCGTTCAACAATGCCGGCATGGTGGGCGAGACGGCCGGTATCGACACGCTCTCGGCGGAGGACTGGCACACCACGCTCGACACCAATCTGACCGGCGCGTTCCTGTGCGCGAAGCATCAGCTCCCGGCCATGGCCCAACGCGGCGGCGGCTCGCTGATCCTGACCTCCAGCTTCGTGGGCTACTCCGCCGGCATGCCCGGCATGGCCGCCTATGCGGCGAGCAAGGCGGGCATGATCGGGCTCATGAAGGTGCTCGCGGTCGAATACGGTGCGAAGGGGGTTCGCGTGAACGCGCTCCTGCCCGGCGGCACCGACACGCCGGCGAGCGTGACCAACGCGCCGGGCGCCACGCCGGAGCTCCTGGCCTTCGTGGAGGGCCTTCATGCGCTCAAGCGCCTGGCCAGGCCGGAGGAGATCGCACACAGCGCGCTCCATCTCGCCAGCGACGCGTCGAGCTTCGTCACGGGCGCGACGTTCCTCGCCGATGGCGGCGTATCCGTCTGCCGGAGCTGA
- the rsmH gene encoding 16S rRNA (cytosine(1402)-N(4))-methyltransferase RsmH, with protein MSRARHVPVLLAEVLDALKPRDGECHVDATFGAGGYTRAVLDAADCRVIAIDRDPTAVATGAALAEAYAGRLGILQGRFGDLDTLLAGEGIDAVDGVMFDVGVSSMQLDEAGRGFSFMADGPLDMRMEGAGSDGESAADIVNTRDEAKLAGIVRQLGEERRARAVARAIVRAREEAPIETTGRLARIVEQAVGGRRHDDRIHPATRTFQALRILVNDELGELARGLAAAERVLRPGGRLAVVSFHSLEDRIAKRFLAARTGRVPRGSRHGPPGLDDGPAPSFAELFHGVRTASEEEAAANPRARSARLRAAVRTEAPAHPLDLKALGVKGLA; from the coding sequence ATGTCCCGTGCCCGCCATGTGCCGGTCCTCCTCGCGGAGGTCCTCGACGCGCTCAAGCCGCGCGACGGCGAGTGCCATGTCGACGCGACCTTCGGCGCGGGCGGCTATACGCGCGCGGTGCTCGACGCGGCGGACTGCCGGGTGATCGCCATCGACCGCGACCCGACGGCGGTCGCCACGGGGGCGGCGCTGGCGGAGGCCTATGCGGGCCGTCTCGGCATTCTCCAGGGCCGGTTCGGCGATCTCGATACGCTGCTGGCGGGCGAGGGCATCGATGCGGTGGACGGCGTGATGTTCGATGTGGGCGTGTCCTCCATGCAGCTCGACGAGGCGGGCCGCGGCTTCTCCTTCATGGCCGACGGCCCGCTCGACATGCGCATGGAGGGGGCGGGCTCCGACGGCGAGAGCGCGGCCGACATCGTGAACACCAGGGACGAGGCGAAGCTTGCCGGGATCGTCCGGCAGCTCGGCGAGGAACGCAGGGCCCGCGCCGTCGCCCGCGCCATCGTGCGTGCCCGCGAGGAGGCGCCCATCGAGACCACGGGCCGGCTCGCCCGGATCGTGGAGCAGGCCGTCGGCGGGCGCCGCCACGACGACCGCATCCACCCCGCGACGCGCACCTTCCAGGCCCTGAGGATCCTCGTGAACGACGAGCTGGGCGAGCTCGCCCGCGGGCTGGCCGCCGCCGAGCGCGTGCTCAGGCCCGGCGGCCGGCTGGCCGTCGTGTCGTTCCACTCGCTGGAGGACCGGATCGCGAAGCGCTTCCTGGCGGCGCGCACCGGCCGCGTGCCGCGCGGCTCGCGCCATGGGCCGCCGGGGCTCGACGACGGGCCGGCCCCGTCATTCGCGGAGCTGTTCCACGGCGTGCGCACGGCAAGCGAGGAGGAAGCCGCGGCGAACCCGCGTGCCCGCTCCGCCCGCCTGCGCGCGGCCGTGCGGACCGAGGCGCCGGCCCATCCCCTCGATCTGAAGGCCCTGGGCGTGAAAGGACTGGCGTGA
- the ftsL gene encoding cell division protein FtsL produces the protein MVKLINGALIALMLALAFWLYQLEYRSRGAEQEIARLNAAIRKEREMIGLLRAEWAHLTRPQRIEALARKHLDLVQLKPRQIIGPADIATRIPELDGFRAPYEDTDPIGNMLKEIQ, from the coding sequence ATGGTGAAGCTGATCAACGGTGCCCTGATCGCGCTGATGCTGGCGCTCGCCTTCTGGCTCTACCAGCTCGAATACCGCTCGCGCGGCGCCGAGCAGGAGATCGCGCGCCTCAATGCGGCGATCCGCAAGGAACGCGAGATGATCGGGCTGTTGCGGGCGGAATGGGCGCATCTGACACGCCCCCAGCGCATCGAGGCGCTGGCCCGCAAGCATCTCGACCTCGTCCAGCTCAAGCCGCGCCAGATCATCGGGCCCGCCGACATCGCGACCCGCATCCCCGAGCTCGACGGCTTCCGCGCGCCCTATGAGGACACCGATCCGATCGGCAATATGCTCAAGGAGATCCAGTGA
- a CDS encoding peptidoglycan D,D-transpeptidase FtsI family protein, with protein MTAQPNADPNADRGAGTAEAGRQRPLRGLKRTRLVLVGFLVVFSAVGIRLGQLTIGTPQAPDTVALKPDADIPRPEIVDRSGRLLATNIEVASLFADPRKIIDVDEATELLTSHLPGLDAGEVRRKLSQRKRAFVWLKREVSPAEQAMIHNLGIPGVGFRKETRRVYPMGRLAAHTLGFVDVDSRGLAGIEHFLDGRGRLFAASLTDPSRDEAAPVELAMDVRVQHALAEELSQAKEKFSAEAAAGLVLDIRTGEILAMASLPDFNPNDPVEALRKDRINRITGGVYEMGSTFKTVTLAMALDEGVTDLNGTYDASAPLVIGRQRIRDYHGKYRVLTVPEVFIYSSNIGTAKMAFDVGEERQKAFLEKLGFFDRFRAELPEAAAPLLPPRWGKVTRATVAFGHGISVQPLQLAAAGAAFMNGGKLIPPTFLKRDREVADGIAKQVISPETSRKMRYLLRLNVEKGSASHAKVEGYDVGGKTGTAEKVVDGRYAKDQRFTNFLGGFPMNDPRYCVLIILDNPQPLPETYGYATAGWNAVPTGGKVIARIAPLLGVEPKFDDGDDMLDTMATRLEARVTE; from the coding sequence ATGACGGCTCAACCGAACGCAGATCCGAACGCGGACAGAGGCGCCGGGACCGCCGAGGCCGGACGCCAGCGGCCGCTTCGCGGGCTGAAGCGCACCCGGCTGGTGCTCGTCGGCTTCCTCGTCGTCTTCTCCGCTGTCGGGATACGGCTCGGCCAGCTCACCATCGGCACGCCGCAGGCCCCCGATACGGTCGCGCTCAAGCCGGATGCCGACATTCCGCGTCCGGAGATCGTCGACCGCTCGGGCCGGCTGCTTGCGACCAATATCGAGGTCGCCTCGCTGTTCGCCGATCCGCGCAAGATCATCGATGTGGACGAGGCCACCGAGCTTCTCACATCGCACCTGCCGGGGCTCGATGCGGGCGAGGTGCGCCGCAAGCTCAGCCAGAGGAAGCGCGCCTTCGTGTGGCTGAAGCGCGAGGTGAGCCCGGCCGAACAGGCCATGATCCACAATCTCGGCATTCCCGGGGTCGGCTTCCGCAAGGAGACGCGGCGCGTCTATCCGATGGGCCGGCTCGCCGCCCACACGCTGGGCTTCGTCGATGTCGATTCGCGCGGGCTCGCCGGCATCGAGCACTTTCTGGACGGGCGCGGCCGGCTCTTCGCGGCCTCGCTGACCGATCCCTCGCGCGACGAGGCCGCTCCCGTCGAGCTCGCCATGGATGTCCGCGTGCAGCACGCGCTCGCCGAGGAGCTGTCGCAGGCCAAGGAGAAGTTCTCCGCGGAAGCCGCCGCCGGCCTCGTCCTCGACATCCGTACCGGCGAGATCCTCGCCATGGCGTCGCTGCCCGACTTCAATCCCAACGATCCCGTCGAGGCGCTGCGGAAGGACCGCATCAACCGCATCACCGGCGGCGTCTACGAAATGGGCTCGACCTTCAAGACCGTGACGCTCGCCATGGCGCTCGACGAGGGCGTGACCGATCTCAACGGCACCTACGACGCCAGCGCGCCGCTGGTGATCGGCCGCCAGCGCATTCGCGACTATCATGGCAAGTACCGGGTGCTGACGGTGCCGGAGGTGTTCATCTATTCCTCCAATATCGGCACCGCCAAGATGGCCTTCGATGTGGGCGAGGAGCGCCAGAAGGCGTTCCTGGAGAAGCTCGGCTTCTTCGACAGGTTCCGCGCCGAGCTTCCCGAGGCGGCTGCCCCATTGCTGCCGCCGCGCTGGGGCAAGGTGACGCGTGCCACGGTCGCCTTCGGCCATGGCATCTCCGTCCAGCCCCTCCAGCTCGCGGCCGCCGGCGCGGCGTTCATGAATGGCGGCAAGCTCATCCCGCCGACCTTCCTGAAGCGCGACAGGGAGGTGGCGGACGGGATTGCGAAACAGGTGATCAGTCCTGAAACGAGCCGCAAAATGCGTTATCTGTTGCGCCTGAACGTCGAGAAGGGCTCGGCCAGCCATGCCAAGGTCGAGGGCTACGACGTGGGCGGCAAGACCGGAACGGCGGAGAAGGTGGTCGACGGACGCTACGCCAAGGACCAGAGGTTCACGAACTTCCTGGGCGGATTTCCGATGAACGATCCGCGCTACTGCGTGCTCATCATTCTGGACAATCCGCAGCCGCTGCCCGAAACCTACGGCTATGCGACGGCCGGCTGGAACGCGGTGCCCACGGGCGGCAAGGTCATCGCGCGGATCGCACCGCTGCTCGGCGTCGAACCGAAATTCGACGACGGGGACGACATGCTGGACACCATGGCCACCCGGCTCGAAGCGCGGGTGACGGAGTGA